A region of the Mytilus galloprovincialis chromosome 1, xbMytGall1.hap1.1, whole genome shotgun sequence genome:
catcaaatgaaaacattaatcttgctttaaatggacaacaaattatagaaagtacatgtgaaaaagttctaggtgtttttattgatgcatctctatcttggtcttctcatatcgattatataatcaaaaaagttaactcttctttagctttactaaaaaggataaagaaatatttaaatcataaagctagacaaatgtactataacgcttacgttttacctcacttagattattgttgttcaatatggggaaactgtaataactttttattagatagtttactaaaactgcaaaaaagggcagcaagaataattttagacgaacatgattacaccaaaccttcaagagaattatttcacgaatgtaacattgtgccaatcacacaaagaatactttatcacaaatcattactaatgtataaggcaaaacatggcttagctccagaatatatgtcaagtcttattgtatcagcttctgcaaaccaaaaatataatacgagattttcatcctcagataattttattattccaaaaccaaatacagagttgtataagtctagtttctcgtacaatggaccaaaagtgtggaatgctcttcctaattcaataaaaaaatcaaatacagtatccgaatttaaacataaatacaaatctatgtacttttaacattaccatcatatttttactgtaatgccatatcataattgtttattgtattttaaattgtacataatctttatttaccattattattgatgcattgtttatttgtaatgtaattattattgtatttagagagccttattgaaaattggtgtaatccaaatgagttactctctctaaataaagatattattattattattattattattattatatattcgtgattatttttgcccgagcgatgcaaaaaaaaaaaccacgaatataatgcctacccatgttaaaactacaataaagtatactATTCTGGCATCAAATATTtcttaaacaaatacaaaaatgctATATTTTAGAAGTTTTTTTCTGTAGGATTTTTTTCTACTTACACAaacttatatttttgaaaaagttaataatttattcatatttttgaaaatttcaatcgTGATCATGACTTTCATATCTTTGAGCGATTCAGTGGTGAATTTCCATTGTTCTGACATTGCATTGTTCAAATAAATGCCGTTATATTATCGATAATACATCATAATTATGCGCAAGATGAGAAAACaacatattgtattgtattgtattgtactgtattgtattgtattgtattgtattgtattgtattgtattgttttgttttgttttgtttgtattgtattgtaattgCTATTGCATTGCATTGCATTGCATTGCATtgcattgttttgttttgttttgttttgttttgttttgtttgtttgtttgtttgttttgttttgttttgttttgttttgttttgttttgtttgtattgtattgtaattgCTATTGCATtgcattgttttgttttgttttgttttgttttgttttgttttgttttgtttgtattttattgtattgtatttttattgtattgtatttttattgtattgtattgttattgtattgtattgttttgttttgttttgtattgtattgtattgtattgtattgtattgtattgtattgtattgtattgtattgtttgtatgatcttgtattgtattgtattgtattgtatagtttGTATGATCTTGTATTGTATGGTATTGTATTGTAACATATTAGTAAAATCTGTGAACAGCAAAAACAAGTTTTTTGGCTACATTATCTTTCATATTGTGatctattgtttaaaaaaatatatgttatatgaTTGTTATGAAATAAAGTCAAGACGGACCAAATAACTCCCAGtaaaataaaactgtttatttctGTTCTTTCACCGGACAGGTTATTACGTCCCcttattgtattttttctttaaacttcCTGTTGGATATCATTGTTGCAGAAAAGTGGCCTCAAGAATATGTCAGGCAAAACATGTAAATACAGTAAACAAGTGtacatttttcttataaataatGGGAACACTTAAAATGCACAAAACAGTTGAAAACTTTGgaacaatatatatacatgatataagtacCTGACAAAACCTACTTTCGTTTTAGATAAAGATTATTGACATTGACATGTATTCACTCATTGGCACGGTCAGCGTTTAGCAGATTAAACTtttgtttatcaatgttttttcaaaTCTGTTTTTCTATTTCCTGAATATTTGCATATTGTATTACAGGGTCTCAATAATTTGAGACAAGAAGCAATAAAAGCGAGGAGAAGAATAATTCAGTGACAAGAAAATTAAGCTTATTTAGTGACAAGATAATAAATGTAGCGTTAGGACATATAAATAatgattatttgtaataaataGATATAGAAACACATCAAAATGTGTGtgatttaattttcaatagtATATGAGCATTTTCATTACTTCATGATACTGagcgaaaaaaataaacatttgttcaATTGTTCTAGAAATTTTTTTCAAGAATGTgtttaaattgatatataaataaatagtttactgtataaatgaataaatcaataaaatgtagagTCAGCATTGTTGGTATAACAAAGTTTCAAACCATAGTATAAGATaaaattatcttttaaattatttatttcactAAGAAAGTCCATAGATATATCATTTACTGTGTTACAACTTAAGATTCTACTTACAAGGATAGGTAACATAAGTCCACTGAAAgctgatttaaaaataaaattgaggtGGCAGAGAAAAAATAATCTTGAACGTCATACAAATTATCATTAATCAAATCAATCACTATCACAAGGTCCTGGACTCACCATTTCCAAAACCTGATTTTGTCTGCAACATTTTGCGCTGTTATAGTGACTTCAAGTAGTTTAACTTTTGTATGTCGCTGAGTGTGTGATTTATGTGAATATCTGTCGGATATGAATTCTAAACATTCTAAAAGGATTGCTAATCTATAATATTCTCTTCAAAAGTAGGTATAGGCTCAACTTTGGTTGCTTGTGGTACTGATTTTTAGTACAAACTAACAGCATTTACTTGGAATGTGCAAAGACTGGTTCCTAGTAGAAACAATCTTTGATATAGCTGGGTTTCTAGTAAAGACAATACTGCATTTGATTGTACATGAGTTGTCTATGTGAAAAAATAGGTGTGGGGTTCAACTGAAAAAAGTCTCTTGCAGGTACACTTCTGCATGTGGGTAAAACCATGACATGTATGGTGTATCAGAGGGAGTAAAATTACTTGCTTGAAAATTGTCAGTATTGACGGGTAAATTATTAATTGTTGTTGTGAGGTTGAATGAGTTTTCttatttaatagatttttttatcTGAATTGAACATGTACTCATCTGTTTGCTGGATTTCATCCACCACGTCCATGACGTCTTCAtcccatttttatttcatttagaaCTTTTAAAATGTCCTTTTTCTGTAACATGGAATCTGAAATAGCTGTGACTTCCTCAATTTCTATAACTGAACTGTCTCTTATGTCTCCAAAATTCTACTTAAGTCTCGTTATCATCCTTTCAGTTTGTGTCCAGAACTAATGGCTTTTAGCTTTGTATCCATTTTCCTTCTAGGTCAAGGCACCAGAATATAATAAAGTGGTTAGCGTTAAGAAAGAAGTTCACGATCATTTGAAAGATGTATTATAGGAAGCTATAGTTTTGATCGACATGACGTGGCATAAAGCCTGGTACATAGTGAATTTTATGTGAGCAATATTTACAGCAAGACCATGcaacctattgtatttattgttattttgtccTTGTCCTAAACATgcagcatgaaatatttgccacttgacattaagcaaacaacaatcatttCTGTAAGCAattctgatattattttttttatattatttagctTTAGATACCAGTCTCATACCAGAGACCTGGACTGGTCCACATGGAGATCCTAGAGGACAAAGGTAAAAATAATCTTAACATTTCAGGTAGCATCCACTGCCAGTTCTTTGAAAATAACTTGCATACATCCTCTTAACTGAATTTCATCATCTGCATCTTTGAGAGCTGACTTTGTGACAGCCGCAAAAAAACCCACATATAACTTTGTGACAAattattgtacatgtaaaattgaTGCTCATTTATTGTACATGTTCAAATCAGGAGAAACCAAAACtactgaaaacaaaattatgccagaataaacaaataaactgtAGACAAAGTCGTCTTTCAACACCTGGGTTGTTAAAATCCAACCATAAATGCATTCAAAAATTTATGTTAGTCCcaattagtacatacatgtatgtatattcaAAGATCTTAATACAATGCTTATTTGATAACCTTGAATAATTAGTTTATTCAATGGAAAAATAAGTTAAGTATGGATCATATCTTTATTTACAAGCTCTATAATATAACATCTTTACCATAAAAAAAGAAGGATGTGCTACccatttgttgtaaaatttctaAAGGAACAGCTCAACTTCCAGACTGAAACTTTAAAGTAAATGTAACTATAAAAGAACTAAGTGcaagaattttaaaattatatatgtaatTTGTGGTAATGACATTCCTAACTTACcgtaatattttattaattatgcaAGGATTCTCCAAATGTGTTTTGATTATGAAATATGTTATCTTCTCATTTGATAGACCAAGAACAGAACCAGCTTTTACAGCTGCAATAACCAAGGCAGAGTTTGATAGTAAATACTATAAGATAAAATCAGGACATGTTCTTGTACTCAACAACAAAGAGTTTCATGTACCAAATGTGGATTTAGGAAATCGTGATGGTAGTGATATAGATGCTTCCACTATAAGCCAAAGATTTTCAGAGTTAGGATTTGAATACGAACTGGAAACAGATTTATCTAAATCTGCTACAGTTGAGTGGTTTGACAAGGGTAATTATAGTATACCAAACAGTagacaaaaacaatacttttctattactttgtatacattgtttatttcttGACCATTTTCAATAGAGTTTAATTCAGTCTTggattaattttattaaaaattgaattattgggttttatttggtatgtttaaggatgtattcttctgacttctcattgaaatctcgttctggaacTATTTCCAAAACAtatgatacaagtggaaaatataaatgaattttaaaaatgttaaatgaaacttaactctgtgaacaaattgtgtatttacaataagtTTTTGactaattaatttttcaaattttattgcaAATCAAGTCAATgcaagtcagtctttttagccCAAAATTTTCGAAAATGTGATAGGGgtacaagaaatgattttaccagaaacatgtACATCCAATATCACatttgtcttttcaaatttctaagATGTAATagtttcaatcatttataacaaagaagttgaaataatattCAATTTGTTCCCAAAAAGgcgaaaaatcacaaatttacgaAAATGtcagcatggtaaatttgacctgaaaaagcatcaaaatatgataaaaatttcttatattaacaccgtctattatatttttaaagttaaatttattcagattggtccaatTCATCTTAATTGAAAGtattaacaaaagtttaattgtggaactgtgattattttcatgataatagcccaaaaatgggtaaaaattgatgaaaaatgggaaaatcatcaagaTTCAGGGTACTTTTAAAGGACTGTAGCAAATAGAGAAGTGCACCACCATCTGATTTTTtcttcattaattattttttttacagtcatataaacaaaaaaatcaggttaagaaaaaaagttccTCAGAGGAGTATATTCCTGgtacaaagggtccaaaatttaactttttattttgattttaacaaaaattgaatacttgGAGTTCTTTTACATGCTGAATCTacccatgtatttagatttttgatttttgggcccatttatttcaattttagtgttaaaaaatggcatttttttcaccaaagggagataatttgtagcttttcaatgatatttacattttaaaagtcatcttgggccaaaacaaatagatgttttttgtaccatatcataaagtaacaactaatagtgtaataaataaaaggagtaggtccggtaaggcccctttttggcccaaaaatataacagttttacaaaattgttaaaatgtaaacttttagttatttattggacagttgaatgcttctgctacataaatatgcgctgtttttgacaatacagtgcacatatatcgggttgtagcaccattaagtcatgctaaattactgaaatcttcaaaattctatcattttagttaaattttagacggtttccgtgtaaaacgaaagtggccgcattcgtgttcatccttaatattgcaatgtaagttgtattttatgataatacataacatatataaaggttgtggatgaacacagatgcggccactttcatttttgacaaaaacaatctgaaaagtgacgttttttggcatatttgagagatttttcatatttgagcttcaatcggatcgtttttaataacttaatcagttaaaatctttcacataaactaattgaatcaagtgaaatggacacttaagtgtttaaaaagtggtcaaaatctttcgtcagatgaaactgaaatttgaggccaaaatgggtccttaccggacctactcctttgtcatgaaaaaaaaatgttgaaaattttgcTGAAATATTTGTACCCTTGAGTTTCCATAACAAGCAACATAAGTGTCCTAACttggcccaactgttcagggatcaGCCTCTGTGATCCTATCCAACTACACCTTGCAGATAATATTATCTTAAACATTTCATGGTTAAAAAAAGCTGATCCCTCTAAGGGTATTGAATGCATACAATATGGAATAATTGCTAATTCTCATTTtagggtgttttttttcaaattttcatagcATTCAAATGTATATTCAATATGTATTGTAGTAAAGAGACAGTTAATTACCAAACCAGTGGATTGTTTTGTATTGGTGATTTTGTCCCATGGAACAGGAAATGGTGTTTATGCCACTGATAAGTTGATGACAACTGATGAAATTGCAGAATACTTTAATGCCACAAATTGTCCACCACTGAGATTTAAACCAAAAATAGTAATAATACAGGTGAGAAATTATAGTACTGTTGTATTCTTCATTATTTGCAAAAGGAGTAAGTTTTTAACCATACTGTTGATGAGTCAGCCCTTCTCTCTGTCTGTCATCTGTCTGTCATCACTTTGTTTTAAAGCAGGATATTGAACCTTCAAACTATATTGGACCCTTGTGGTAGgtaaatgatatttgatatgtaGTTGTATTTtaaagcattggcacatctcatttccaagAGGATTATTTGGCTGAGCTTACTCAGTCTTGGCTAGAATCAgtgtctattgactttgaatattttgcataatttacatgttaaaaaagtgttattttaatttcaacatttgcaatttgctatcaaaatataaaaaggcTAGACATATCTCCGTGTTAACAGTTTatgtttaaaaggaaaaaaatattgtcaagGAAGACTAATTGacagtaatttaatttttgttttaatgttttgctTTAGTCATGCAGAGGACCAACTTTGAGTCGTGGAATTAATGTCCCAATAGATCCAAACCAAGCTGATACTTCGGCAGACCTCAGTGAATATTATGATTGGTTGGGAATACAAACTGTTCGTCTTCCAAATGAagcagattttttattttcatatgcaaCAGTTGCAGGTACTTTAGATATTTAAAAGATACTTGTATATAAAATGTAGGTAGTTCGTAAATGTTGTATTTGTGAGAGAGGTAAGTTTAAAGTCCAAAGAGAAGCAACTGCTTAAGAACCATAAGAATCTTAAGGATTTAGTGGAGATTTAACCCAAAAAAAATGACCCACTATGAataaattgagattggaaatatTCATGAGAAAACAACCTCATACCACAGAAATAACCAAGAGATATCCAATGGAAACCATTCGTTCTACTATTCACAGGTGTCTACACAAATACATCAACCTCTAGGGttgtgaaaatatatttttcagataaaattgagaatggaaatggggaacgtatcaaagagacaacaaccaaaccaaagagcagataacagccgaaggccaccaatgggtcttaaatgcagcaAGAAATTTTTGCACACTTTGCACACGAaagcgtgcttcagctggctccaaaacaaaaatgtatactagtttagtgaagatggacgtcatactaaactctgaaatatataaaagaaactaaaattaaatatcatacaagagttacaaaggccagaggctcctgacatgggacagacccaaaaaacattttttgagatctcaactctccccctatcTCAAAAGATCAGCCATTAAAACCAGAATATCAAAATACCAGAAAACATTAAGGTATGATGTCAATCAACTACTGActaggttcctgacttgggatggACACATGCTAATAAAGCAGGGTTATTAATGTTAAACTAAATATTTtgtgatctcaaccctcctctgTTTATGCTCTCTCTGTAGTGGAGAGAGCATTAAGTTttaccaaatgaaaaaaaaatgctgaatttttgtttCCGTTCTAAAGTTTGCCTCAactcaaaaccaaatacagaatGCCTTTTACCACAAAGCTCTGAATAAGTGCAAttttgggtagcgtcacttttatgGTTCTTAAGTTATGTctctttataatgttatatgcgcGAGTGTGACCCATGGACATACCCCCAATATTATTTTACTACATCAGtagattaacaaaacttacagaaaaagaaaattcaataaaaaccaatacaaatgtattaaatggctttataaaaaaaacttattattttgttcaaattattaCTCCTGACTTGGTTTGTTTACACAATGATAGTTTCTGAAAAAAATTGGATAAccatagattttaaaaaaaaatatggtttggTCTGTCTGAGTTCTGTGGATTACCTTATAATTCTTGATTTGCAAAATACAAATTTCCCATAGTCTTTCATGCAGAAATGGTAAAACCAGAATTCAGGTACATTTATATTCATGAAAATGCAAAGTTATCATCAATTAACAAATTTGGTACCCAGAAAAATAAATGAGTCATTAGTAGTCTGAAAGTTTCAATGTTGATTATAGCAAAATGTgtcaatattaaaataagaagatgtgttatgattaccaatgagataactctccataagagactaAATGGCATAAAAGGTTAgcaactatagatcactgtattgtctttttaaataaaatttactctCATGTGacgatgtatatatttttaagaaTATAACATTGCAGGTCGTGCAGCTTTTAGAAATTCAGAATTAGGAACTCCTTTTATTAGACATCTGTCAAAAGCTATCGAAGAAATGGAAGAAAATGAAGATTTCTATTCTGTACTAACCTCAGTAAACAAAATGGTGGGAATGATTTATAAGCCAAATGATGGAGTAGCAGCGTACAGTGATATAGTTCAGATGCCTTGTTTTGTATCACACTTAACCAAAAGTTTACGACTAAAGCAGTCAGGTTAACATGGGATGATTAATCGTTATGTAGGCAATACATgtactgtaatttcagaaattattgcgatgtttttattattgggaaaaatgtgacagagttataatcgcaataattagaactcgcattttgaaactttttatatgaatcaaacaggatttttctgaatatcACATAAAATGTAATCACATTTtagtcaaaaatgacaaaatcataattataaatgcatgcagtaatttctgaatttacattagtttgttctgtttttttgcaAGAGGGTCTGGATGTCaaacttttctttattttaagaCCATTTTTTctctattgtttatttattttgctcattattctttataatttagcaccccattattctctatttttaatttttttgcctgtgtttttctgttctttatttattttgatttttattctaCACTTTTTGTGCATTATCCTCAATTCTGTAAACCCCGACCAGACCCTCATTTATGGTACAACAGAAAGGAAAGTACTATTATTTATCATATTGTACTCTAAGAGAACACCACTTAAAACTTTTGGTGAAATAAAAGGTGATAACattgttgaatatatatttatttacacatCATAATACTTTATTACTTTATATTTCTAGAActaattttaaaatacattgtatcatatattcatttacatAAGTACTttgaattcattaatatttgttggatatcaattttttatggattCCTGGGTACATGACAATTAACcacaaatttcatttttcaaaaaattacatattttttaaaggaatgaatgcagactttgccaaaaccacgaaattgaatatccatgaatatgcaagttttccccAAACCATAGAAATTCATacacagaaaaataaatgaatccacagtacttatTAACAGAGTGTTAAAATTACAAAGTTCATTGTCtaagtttatatacatgtaattgtatTCATCTGTTTTCTCTTAGTTTCCTTGGTAACTGAAAAAGTAAAGCCTAATTGTAAGTTTTTCATGGACCTCATATGTTCCCATACATGTACTGATTGGagccaaaaaaaaacatgaagagGTCCACTCTTGTCCTCCTGTACAGTTTTCAATCCCCCTTTATTAGAAAATAAGATTGAAAAACTACTTTAAATAATCATAGTTTCAATGGTTACATTTTATTGTATCTATTTCTGTTGGTTAAGAAGTCAAAGGATCCTGGAATTTAGTTACCAGAATAgttcattttataatttgtataatagTTGGCACATTACAGAGAAATTCACATTGATTACTAAAATAACTGCCTTTGTATTTTTTTCACCCTATACAATATTATGCAAAAACAATTGGCAAAATTCCATTACTAGGACCAAGTACTGAacatatgatatatatcattgatCAGGACATGACACAAATATATCATGTGTGTTTCAGAGGGGGTTGATATGTTAGTTTTTAATTGTCATAATATAAATCATTTACTAGTATTTATTTATGTaaggtgatttttttttccaAGTGATATGCAATTTTCacgattttaataattttcattatttaaatataataaatttatttaaaaattggcAAGAGCACAAATTTCCTGCAAGTACTTACACATTGTATGAACAATTTGGGGCCAACGAAATATGAAGAATTACTCAGGAAATGTAAATATAAGGCAAGCAAGTTTACCCTAATTGATGAGTTATTGTCCTTAGGCATTAAGTATGTGAAACAGCAGggtacaatgaaacatttttcacTTTTAATTTGTTGATTTACAGAACAACAGACCtgtttttggtttgatttttttttaaaagagacaaGA
Encoded here:
- the LOC143067953 gene encoding caspase-3-like; protein product: MSGKTSLDTSLIPETWTGPHGDPRGQRPRTEPAFTAAITKAEFDSKYYKIKSGHVLVLNNKEFHVPNVDLGNRDGSDIDASTISQRFSELGFEYELETDLSKSATVEWFDKVKRQLITKPVDCFVLVILSHGTGNGVYATDKLMTTDEIAEYFNATNCPPLRFKPKIVIIQSCRGPTLSRGINVPIDPNQADTSADLSEYYDWLGIQTVRLPNEADFLFSYATVAGRAAFRNSELGTPFIRHLSKAIEEMEENEDFYSVLTSVNKMVGMIYKPNDGVAAYSDIVQMPCFVSHLTKSLRLKQSG